The DNA region GGAGAAGCAAAGGAGTATCAAACCCGATGCTGACCGACCCGTCAGGTTCCGATTATCCATATCACAAATCCTGCATAAACAATGATGAAATTGTTTATCCATCTCTTCTTATTCATAGTATTTCATATCATGCATGCATACGTAAAACTTTCATGTTAAATATTCGTATCTATATAGACTATAGTAGGTAGGAGTAATACAAATAGGTACCGTACCCATTGTTAAAAAAATCTCTAGTCCTGGCTAGGGCTCCGCTTACACCTTTCTCTATCAAAGCTTCACCCTGCATTGCAAATTCCCTAATTACTACTGCATTTACTATCATTGatcaaattattcaaattcaagaaaaccAAAATAATTTACCACAAAGGCGGCGCCCTCGTCATCCACCAAAATCTCCGTGGGGAAACTCCGATCAATCGTGGAAGCCGCGACGGAGATGCTCCACGGAAACACATTATCCACCGTGGACAAATCGGGCCCCGCATTCCCGGCTGCAAAGACGACGCTGACCCCCATCTGCACCGCGTGGAACGACCCCAGCCCGGCCGCCGACCCCAGCCTCGCCGGCGCCCTCCGCCCTATCGACGCTGATATGACGTCCACCCCGTCGCGCACCGCCTCGTCGAACGCCGCCAGCACGTCCGCCTCCGCGCACGCCCCCACGCCCCCTAAGCTCCAGCACACCTTGTACACCGCCACCCTCGCCCTCGGGGCGCCCCCGCGGGCCACGCCCCCGGAGAGCCCCGCGGTGCACACCCTCGACCcggcggcggtggaggcggTGTGCGTGCCATGGCCGAGGATGTCTCGGGCGGATATGTTTTCAGTTTTGTCCATCTTGCCGTAGGATCTCTCGAACCCGGATTTAAAGTATTTTGCTCCGATGAGTTTCCGGTTGCAGTGCTTCTTCGGGTCGAAGTTGTCGCCGCGCGAGCACGTGCCTTTCCACCGCTTTGGCACCGGAGGCATGCCGGGCTCCTCGTGAAAGCTCGCCGACTCCGGCCACACGCCTATAATAATAGCCCATTCAAACATTAAAtttaaagactttaattatATGGATAGTACATTTCATATCATGTTTAGTTCATTCACACAAAAAAAGTgactatttttaaatttattttatgttaatAGTCGTCATTCTTATCTAAATACCGTTGCAAATCATATAACAATGTGATTTCATTAATCATGAATTTCCGCTTGTTTTTATAACATTTTTATTTTGCTACATGTGAATGTGATTGGTAGTATGGCCTTAAAATCATACTGGTCGGCTCTTTATCGTGTCACGATAAGCTCAAACTCGAACATCATATGTTCTTCAAATAAACTCGGCTAACAATTTGGCATCATGACACGATAGAGCCATACAAATTCTAAACCTCAAACTTCAAAATTAGTATACAAATCACCAATAACtagtaaaataagaattaaatcAGTTATCGAAATTATCCTCGTGTGATAAAACTCGACACTAATTAAATCCATTGATTTCGTGCATATACGTGCCATGCCCAAAACTGCCTACTAAGTATATATTGTGATCATGTCATGCATAATAAGGGAAAGCAAGAGTGTTTGTCACCTGAGTCAAAGACACCAACAATGACATCCTCTCCATGGCTAAGCTGCAATGGAGTTCCCCCACTGTAGTCAAGGGTAAGTCCCATGAAATCCCAGCTTCTTGTGGTGCACAGCTTCATCATCCTGCTCTTAAAAACGGATATCACGCCTCTCGTATCTGCATTTGGCAAAAATCAAACCACAAATAGGGCCAGCACAATGcaagaatcttgcttgtgttgATTGTTTACTTGTCAAGATGGCTGCTTGGCTTGCATTGAGTGTTGCAGCAAATCCAGACAAGGAATGTTTGTAGCTATACACCATTGCCTCCTTTGCTTCCTCCTTGCTATAAAATCAAACCCCAAAACCATAAAAAGTTTGTGATCAAGCATGTTAAGTTAATTAAGCCCTACATATAAATGATAATAATCAGTTTGTCGACCTATGGAACACGCTAGCAAGATGGCGGACATGATGCTCGTATGTAAGGAGAGGATCGGTACAGTGGGCGTGCCCTAAGTAGACAATGTAGACCTGATTAAGACAAAAAACACTCGTAAAATGAGAGTGGTGATGAGTTGAAGTGAAACCATAAGAGTTGTACAAATGGAAGTTACAtgagaagaagatgttgaatGAATGAAATAAAGTGAAAGTGTTAGAGAAAGACTCCAAAAACACTGAAAACCAGTAGCCATTGCCTCAGTTTGACAAGAAAAAACATGGGATCTTTGctgtatatatatagggagcCGAAGGAAGACATGGAGCGTGCAGTCGAAGGAAACTggcattttcttattttaggTGTACGTATGTATACTAGCTAGCTACACCAAAGTTGAGTTCATGTGACCTTCatcatttattattttcaacAATTATC from Salvia splendens isolate huo1 chromosome 9, SspV2, whole genome shotgun sequence includes:
- the LOC121748041 gene encoding subtilisin-like protease SBT3.18, which codes for MATGFQCFWSLSLTLSLYFIHSTSSSHVYIVYLGHAHCTDPLLTYEHHVRHLASVFHSKEEAKEAMVYSYKHSLSGFAATLNASQAAILTNTRGVISVFKSRMMKLCTTRSWDFMGLTLDYSGGTPLQLSHGEDVIVGVFDSGVWPESASFHEEPGMPPVPKRWKGTCSRGDNFDPKKHCNRKLIGAKYFKSGFERSYGKMDKTENISARDILGHGTHTASTAAGSRVCTAGLSGGVARGGAPRARVAVYKVCWSLGGVGACAEADVLAAFDEAVRDGVDVISASIGRRAPARLGSAAGLGSFHAVQMGVSVVFAAGNAGPDLSTVDNVFPWSISVAASTIDRSFPTEILVDDEGAAFVGEALIEKGVSGALARTRDFFNNGICDMDNRNLTGRSASGLILLCFSGDGSETLSVKAEYAASQINATALIFVQPITRPVAALSIIPVVRIDLIQGTQLGKLNYGTKLHIRPSETALKRSSAPVVAAFSSRGPSSISPEFLKPDISAPGVNILASWSPKAPPTIFPGDNRTTKWNMLSGTSMSCPHVSGVVALIKSAHPLWSPAAIRSALLTTAHNTDIYGDGIAIEASEKSADPFDIGSGHIDPLKALDPGLIYDTTTQDYVNFLCNMGFSEAQLQAMVICPQVRCPEQPEPNWNINYPSISVSDLRCVTTVKRSLKNVGHLKTAVYYVSVVKPHGVEVVVWPRVLLFSPFKQEITYRVTMSPLKISRGRYDFGSITWSDGFHHVRSPLVVQVNTNELLTTSVI